A region of the Drosophila subpulchrella strain 33 F10 #4 breed RU33 chromosome 3L, RU_Dsub_v1.1 Primary Assembly, whole genome shotgun sequence genome:
CCAATTCGTCATTTTTTCATTTCGCGTGACTTAGCGCCCTGGGTCTAATTTGCGGCTTGATGGGGTTAAGCTGAGGCTAACTGTTTATCTACCCGCATTATTCACTGCTTtcgttttttttaagttaaacATATCCAATCTTCGTTTTAATTATGAAATATTAGGACAGAGGTGAgttgatacatttttttaaaaaaaaggggaaaaacaGGGCCTTCAAAGTTGCTCTTCAAATTATGAAAGAGTTTTGcttctgaaaatataaaaggGGATTATCtaactaaactaaactaaCTAATcctttttttgaaaatattattcatgTACTTTAGGACAGATTTTACACTTAATTACTTAAAAAGCGAAATTATACCGGATTCTAAGCATTATTTCAAGCGTTATTACGACTGGGCTTATTATCAATTGATTTCAAAACAAAccgcaaaaataataattttgatAAACTGAAAATAGGTTTTATCTCTAgccaataaaaaatttgaatgTGTTCAAATATGCGAATTTTTTTACGTGACTTGGAAACTTTTCCAATACGAGAGGTTTTGCAATCTGCAACCCCCATAACTGAGATATTTCCTTGCCCTCTATATAGTGTTTTTTATTACCCGCTGCGTTTGCCCCCATAATTCAGGATTTATCTGGGGAAAACAATCTGTGACAATAATTCTTAGGCCTGACATAATGTACCTCAAATGTTTTATTCGTGTTTATCGCCGGCAGTTTTTCCACGTCTGCCGCGGCAGCACTTTTGGCCAAACTTTGTTTTTCGTTTtgattttctttctttttagCAATTGCCAAAATATGGCATAATATCAGAGTCCACTTATTGACTTAATGGGCATCTTGATAGGAGGcaaataagaaatatttgatATATGGGAAAGATTTCACAGCGGGTTGGGgtttttttggaaaaatggGTTTTAGGCGTCGGGGTTGCTGGCAGTCGGGTTTCCACTAATTAAAAGTGCGGAAAAGGTTTCGTTGACATCCAAAAAATCATTAATAAGGATATCTGTTTCTTCGGCTTCGTTTTGTATTCATTTATTGCGCTGCAAGAAAATTCCGTTCTCATGGTTGGCGGCaatgcaaatatttatataagacAAAACTTTTGTTGCCATTTTGTTGGGCTGTCGGGGCGAACAAAAGGGTTAATGAGTTCAAGCAGCTACTTAGACGACCTGATTAATGATCGGCAGTGAGCTGCCAACACATGTATGCAAAATATCACAGAAACACAGCCGAACTTTGCATAAGATCATTAATTAAatcacatacacacacaaagGATCTGCCAAAGAGACCGAAAAAATATGCTAATTTCAGAGCAAACGGGAAAAAAAGTAAATCCCGAATAGAAAAATTCACATAATTCCCAATTATAAATTCATCGAAATGACATTTAGGCCTGGGAGATCTCTCACCTTGTCTCGAGTCGACTCAACACCCCGTCATCAGTCACCTCACCTCAGCCTGTCAGGCGAATTAATGGTTCTACCCCCCAAAACCACCCAAAGGGTTACTCGGTAACGCTAAAAAAAATCatagttaaatataataaatgtttgtttttactCGGCTCTATGCAAATGCTCGGCTCACACTCAATTAACTTTGTTGTCAATCAGATGCAAATATTGTGGTTCCTTGGAAAAACTCCATCCATTGGCAATTGCAATTTGTTtggcttttttttaaatgctgcCCTGCTGCTGTTGTGGTTCATTAGAATTGCTCAATTATTCCATCAATATGCATTTGTTGTTAATCGAATTTTTGTAGCCGTTTCATGCATATTTAAGTGGTTCGTTGGATTTCACAGGCGGTTGTGTGAAAGCCAAAAAGAAAGCGGGGAAGGAGTTCGGGCAAATGTTTGTGAATTTCCCTGGGAAAGTTTGGCTAGCGTGACGCCCTCTAAATGTGTCTTCCAAGGAATCAGTaattgcataaatattttaaagctgATTTGGCAAGGGAAATAAATGTTTACCCATTGCTGATGTGGTGCACATTATAAATTCACAGAATGCATTCGTAAGTTTATGCAAATACAGTTTAAAGTATTAGGGAACTTAATGTATGTGTACCTACCACCTTTTCttctttaaataaaacaaatataaaatttattcaTGGTAAGAAAATATGATGTGACGACACTCCcaagaatatatttaatttaataaggAACTTTATACCTACAGTCGCTTTTTTACATTCACTGAAAGaagatatttaataattttgaagAACTTGATGTTATAACATTATCTTTGGCTTATGAAACTTAATCTACCTATAATCAAAATTAACACGCACAAAGAAATTGTTAAGTACTTTATCAACCACATTATTATTAAAGCCTCATTTTAAACTACCTAATGATAGTCCTTTCGTCCAGACtcttaatacatttttgaCACTTCGAACTAAATTTCCTTTATCGACATGCAAATTCCTTCTCAATCACAATTCACAACATTGTTAGACAAGGCTTTAACAAACTGCGGACACGTATCCGACCCCTAAAAAATACCTTCTTCTCACATCTTTCGTACAAAGTCCTTACAGTCAATCCATATACTACCCCAAACTCATACCTCTAACTCGCTTCAACCATGATGATCAATCAAAATCTGAATTTTAATGTTATGCGGTGCATGAAACCCTAACAACGGGAACAAGAATAACCATATCCTGTGAGTAACAACCGCCAaggaaaaaggaaaacaaaagtGTAAAAGAATTTCCATTGCGACACAGGGGTGCGCTCTTTTGGCATTTTTCTAACCCCTTTTTCCATCCGGTGAAAGGCAAAATAtttggaaaattaaaaaaaagacagagcAGAAAGCAGGAGGGAGTAGAAAAGAAAGGGGGATTGACTGGTAACCAGTAGCTTCCACAGGAAAATagtaaaaattgtaaaaatccTATTAAGCATTTCCGGGCGAAACTCCTGTTCAGCGTTTGCTTTTGACACTTCTCCTTTCATAAGtacctttttattttttagaatccattgggtatatatatttttgtcttGGCAGAttgatttatatttatattagacTTTAGATTTAGTgtcttaatttaattttacaataatatacgaaaacatttttgttgtAAATTATTATAGAAAACAGTATTTTATAGAGGGTACTTTGCTGTTGTAACCCAATTGATATTTCTGGATTGCTTCTATTTGAATATTGGGGAATGTAAATTCTGGCGGGGGCGCCCGGCTTAAATGTCTAATTTAAATGCATGTGCTTTTAACAGTTGCAGACAGAGATTGATGATTGTTTTTTGGGCTCTTTTTCGCCGCAAATAATTGCTTACAAATTTTGTGGCACAGATTTCCCTCATTAAAtgatatatgtgtgtgtggcgAGGGGAGACTTTCAAGCAGGTGCAGTCGTTCCCTCATAAATCTACCCCAAAATTACGATTCCAACTCCTTCACATGTGTGAACCGAACAAAGGGCACTCCACATATGATGTCATCTAATCTATTTTCATGTTGTTGAATTTATGATCTCTAACCAATCTAGTTAGCCATGCTCACTtaacaaaaattgaaaacttCTCCGCTATCTATGCGTCCATTGTGTGATTGAGGTGTATagaatttttaaagcattaaTCGTAAATTTTGATCGAATCGGAAGGGATACTTTGTCCACTTGGCCAACCCTTAACCACACAGAAAGGCACATCCTGTTGTCCTCCTGACCCAAACCAACACACAATATAAAGTACTGATTAGGAAGCGAAAAACAATAAATGGATCTGTGCTGCCACAGGGGCAGATGAGTAAATGGATGAATGCCACATTAGATGGCAACGGATGTCATTACGGATAATTTAAAGTGGCCCTTGGTCAGGAAAAGAAATTAAGAGAGACCGCAGACACCCTGCTATTGGCACTTGAAATATAGAAATTGTGCTCTGTATTCTATATACTTAAagttcttaaataaaaaagcaaaACCAGGTTTTGTAATAAGTAATGGAGAGTTTGTAGCTAATACTCCTTAATTTAATAGCCTGAAAAGGAAGTCATAAACACCGCAGTCAATATCAGTCATCCTAGAAAAGAGGGGGCGACAACAATTGGTTGCGCCTCTGGAAAAAGGTCACTCCAAATAAATATGTCAAAATCATAATAGAAAACGAAATCGAAACCAACTCCAACGCATTTAATGATCCTTACTGTAAAGTCCCTTAAATTAGATTCACTCAATTGATTTTCGCCAAATGCCATTTCTCTTTGAACTTCGGTGGCATGTAGCGCATTTCACGTTGCACGCTCATTAGTTCAGGTAGGGTAAAAATATTGCCACAGTTCAAGGGCTAATATTAAGGGTCATGGGTCACACCTGAAAAGGGTTAGTTGAAAAAATAGTTGATTTATCTATAACTGAGTTATTTGGGAAATTTTTCCCATGCGTACTAATAAAAATTCAtgtttgtttaaatatttctatggatcaaattttttttgagtttgtacaacccaagaaaaataaaaaaattatttagtctaaatacagtaaaaaacaaggaagaacgctatggtcgagtacctcgactatcagatacccgttactcacctaaagggaccaaagggaaatggagatatgcaagcagcaaagcgagatttaaatgcgccacctaccggcggaagacagatttaagcattgtgggcgttagggtaggcgtggcaaattttttttggatcaatcgataggcattgacgagaccaatacatttcagttaaaatttttaatctagcataaaaattgtgggcgccacaggcttgggcggtttgtgggcgttagagtgggcgtggcatattcgcataacaaacttgcgctgcgtacaaggctacggaatctaaatctgaaatcccaatactctatctttgatagtttccgagatatccgcgttcatacttacgattttttgacgtttgtgggcggtttgtgggcgttaaagtgggcgtggcaaacttttttttaagtcaatcgataggtattgataagaacaattcatttcagtttaaatttttactctagcatcaaaactgtaggagccacagttttgggcggtttgtgggcgttagagtgggcgtggcactctactgaaacaaacttgcgctgcgtaagaagctcaggaatctgctcaccaaatctcaatagcctagctctcatagtttccaagatctcagcgttcatccggacagacggacagacggacagacggacagacggacagacggacagacggacagacggacagacggacagacggacatggctagatcgactcggctggtgatcctgatcaagaatatatatactttatggggtcggaaacgcttccttctgcctgttacatactttccgacgaatctagtatacccttttactctacgagtaacgggtataaacactATTGTAAAAAGAGTgaaatataacttataaattCTAATTTGTTTTGGATAAagaaaaatcataaaaatcaAACTGCAGGTAACTAAAAAAGTCCTGAATATTGAATATAAAATGCGTTTTGATTTTTTCAGTAGAATGatgttattaaaataaatactccaaatttattttgatattgtTGCGGTAcagataaaaatataaatttaaaatttaaaacaactTAGTGATACAATTTTCTTcttccaaaaataataaatttagaaCCCCCTATTACTTCTTCATGATGGCAAGGGTGGCATTGAAGATATTTCTCGCGGAGATGCCATACATATCAAGCAAAACAGCTGGTGGACCCGATCGCGGTACAGTGGGCACATAGAGATGCTTGACCACGAAGTTCCGATAGTCGGCCAGGGCACTGAGCACCGCCTCTCCCAACCCGCCCTGCTGGTAGTGATCCTCTACCACGACGATCCTTCCCTTGCACAGCTTGCCGTGCTTCACAATTAGTCGCACATCGAGGGGCTTCACTGTGAACGGGTCGATCACCCGGGCCGTGATGCAATCCTCCTCCAATCTCTCCGCCGCCGCCAGGCATTCGTACAGTGTGACCCCGGCTCCAATCAGGAGCACCTCATCCGATGGCTTCTGGCGCACCACCTTGCCCAGACCCACGGAGAACACCTCATCGTTGTTATAGATCACAGTGGTGTTCGGATAGGTTGTACGGATGAAGCACACGCCCTTCGTATTGGCCGCCAGTTCCACCGCCCTCTCCGTACTCACAGCATCCGTGGGATAGAAGACCGTACTCCCGGGTATACTTCGGAACATGGCTATATCCTCCAGTCCCATCTGCGAGGGTCCATCCTCTCCGATGCTGCAGCCACAATGGGAGCCCGCGAAGTTCACATTCGTATGCGAAATGGCACCCATGCGAATCTGGTCAAAGGCCCGGGTGAAAAATGTGGCATATGTAGAGACGAAAGCCACCGTGCGTCGCCGACAGGTGGCGCCCACGGCAACGCCCACCAAATTCTGCTGCGCTACGAAGCACTCGATGAATCGCTCCGGAAATGCATTCCTCATTTTATCCGCATACGTGGAGTTTTTGGTATCGCCATCGAGGGCTATCACCCGGCTATTATCAGCCGCGATCTTGGCCAGAGCGGTTCCATAGGCCAAACGAGGGGCCACCGAATCTCCCAGCCGATAATTGGGCGGACTGCACAGCATTATGTTGTTGATATTCACCTCGGGGGCGTGGCCACACTTTCCCAGCTTTTTGGGCGCCAAACGCACGTTCGGATTGGCGATCAGCAACTGCACAAGGGGTTTTAGATTTTATTGATATTTCATATTCAGAATTATCATTACCATTACCATAAAATACTACTATTTTCTGGGCGAAATATTTGCAGAGTATTACTATTTTTAATAGTTATAGTTCTCAGAGTTTCTGCGATGCCTTAAAGTACATCGAGCTACATGGATTTACATATTTGGAATGCTTTTTAATATGTTAGTAATTAAGAATGAATTTATAAATCTTTATAGTTCTTGGATCCCTATATCTCACACAACATGATTGACGATCATTTTCAATAGTGTTCATTATATAAATTCCTAATGGATTTTATATAGCTTAGTATAAAAATAAGACTTATGTAAATTTGAGTTGAGGTTGTAGCTAAGGTAAAACTCTTTAAAGCATTTAAGTGCATATAACCCTACCTGTAAGTGTTTTATAGCTGCTTCGGCCCTTTTTCCTAGTGGCTGACCGTGCATCTCGTCGACTCCCTCGACTCCCAAAAAGTCCTTTCCCTTAATGGTTCTGGCTAAAAGAGCAGTGGGCTTGCCCTTGGTGTTGGCCGCATTTTGAAAGGCCTTGACCAGTTCATCGATGTCATGGCCATTTAAGACTAAAGCATTAAAGCCAAAGGCATCCAACCTCTCCCGGTAAGTCTCCATTTCGGCGGCAATATCGGAACAGAAGAACTTGTTCATGTCGAAGATCACGCAGAGGTTGTCCAGGCAGTAGTGACCAGCAAAGTGGAGCGATTCCCAGACGGCTCCCTCGGCGGCTTCACCATCGCCGACGAGGACATAAGTGCGATAGTCGGCCTTGTCCATATACTTTCCCACATAGGCCATTCCGGCGGCCACGGAGATGCCCTGTCCCAGGGATCCAGTGCCCACATCGATGAAACTCAGTCTAGGGGTTGGATGACCCTCCAGATCGCTATCCACCTTCCTCAAATTCCGCAGCTCCTCCACCGGAAAGAGTCCTGCCTCCGCCCATGCGGCGTACAGAATGGGCGCGGCATGTCCTTTGGAAAGGATCAATCGATCGCTGGAAGGATCTCGGGGATGCTTCAGGTTCAGGCGCATCTGATGGAAGAACAGCACCGTCATTATCTCAGCCAGCGAGGCACAGGACGTGGGATGACCCGACTTGGCCGCCTGCGTGGAGGTGATCGAGTGGATACGCAGCTTCTGGGCCACGTCCTTCAGGTTCTGCAACACCTTACTGTCCAGCTTGGGGTTCGACATTTTCACAACCGAATTTTGACTACTTCTGAAAGCCCAACCAAAGACTGACAGTTGATCAATGACTTATGACTAAAAAcgatctttaaaatatttaaatttaaaaaaaaaataaagttcgTAAATTTTATTAGATATCCGGAAGGAACTAGAAGTTTCGCATGTAACGGATGAATTACTTTTTCAGCTGTCTGAAAATTTGTTACTAAAAATATCCCTTGAGCAATAAATGGTGAAAAATTCCCACAACGTACTCctataaaaatgtttctttTATGGTTTTActgcattt
Encoded here:
- the LOC119553619 gene encoding transketolase-like protein 2 gives rise to the protein MSNPKLDSKVLQNLKDVAQKLRIHSITSTQAAKSGHPTSCASLAEIMTVLFFHQMRLNLKHPRDPSSDRLILSKGHAAPILYAAWAEAGLFPVEELRNLRKVDSDLEGHPTPRLSFIDVGTGSLGQGISVAAGMAYVGKYMDKADYRTYVLVGDGEAAEGAVWESLHFAGHYCLDNLCVIFDMNKFFCSDIAAEMETYRERLDAFGFNALVLNGHDIDELVKAFQNAANTKGKPTALLARTIKGKDFLGVEGVDEMHGQPLGKRAEAAIKHLQLLIANPNVRLAPKKLGKCGHAPEVNINNIMLCSPPNYRLGDSVAPRLAYGTALAKIAADNSRVIALDGDTKNSTYADKMRNAFPERFIECFVAQQNLVGVAVGATCRRRTVAFVSTYATFFTRAFDQIRMGAISHTNVNFAGSHCGCSIGEDGPSQMGLEDIAMFRSIPGSTVFYPTDAVSTERAVELAANTKGVCFIRTTYPNTTVIYNNDEVFSVGLGKVVRQKPSDEVLLIGAGVTLYECLAAAERLEEDCITARVIDPFTVKPLDVRLIVKHGKLCKGRIVVVEDHYQQGGLGEAVLSALADYRNFVVKHLYVPTVPRSGPPAVLLDMYGISARNIFNATLAIMKK